From the genome of Blautia pseudococcoides, one region includes:
- a CDS encoding vWA domain-containing protein, whose product MRQAEEIAQEIWALAIQEISCACPFFALACSYLKTGADEKCICPCTDGRVIHYSPAAVLSDFQEKGRKYINRMYLHSLFHCLYLHPADREKREETLWDLACDMVAEYTVDCLGFPFLIGEPGREKEEVYRLFWNEKESRTAAEIYGLLLEGKFEKGCTDAWSRLFFMDGHSLWRDISEGELAGIREIWEKAAAYTNRDAGSAGKRSGTEKGNMQEWYELQQKRRYDYRKFMRRFAVQREEVQLDMENFDYISYCLGLSMYGNMPLVEPLEYTEAFKLEEIVIAIDTSSSCSRQTVQRFLEETYSMLSERENFLKKMNVHIIQCDCYIQEDVTLSCEEDWRAYMKHIRIQGRGGTDFRPVFTYVDRLIEKKKIRNLKGLLYFTDGDGIYPAKKPDYETAFILIKEPPQNVKIPSWAIRLYLDERKAGS is encoded by the coding sequence ATGAGACAGGCAGAGGAAATTGCGCAGGAAATCTGGGCACTGGCCATTCAGGAAATTTCCTGCGCCTGTCCTTTTTTTGCGCTGGCATGCAGCTATTTGAAAACCGGTGCGGATGAGAAATGCATCTGTCCCTGTACAGACGGCAGGGTGATTCATTATTCCCCGGCGGCTGTTCTGTCTGATTTTCAGGAAAAGGGCAGGAAATACATAAACAGAATGTATCTGCACAGCCTGTTCCACTGTCTCTATCTGCACCCAGCTGACCGGGAAAAGAGAGAGGAAACATTGTGGGATCTGGCCTGTGACATGGTGGCAGAGTATACGGTGGACTGCCTTGGCTTTCCGTTTCTTATCGGGGAGCCAGGGAGGGAAAAAGAAGAGGTTTACCGTCTGTTCTGGAATGAAAAAGAATCCAGGACTGCAGCAGAGATTTACGGACTGCTGCTGGAGGGGAAATTTGAAAAAGGCTGTACCGATGCCTGGAGCCGCCTGTTTTTTATGGATGGCCACAGCCTCTGGAGAGACATTTCCGAAGGGGAACTTGCAGGCATCCGGGAAATATGGGAAAAGGCTGCAGCCTATACAAACCGGGATGCAGGCAGTGCCGGCAAAAGATCGGGAACTGAAAAAGGGAATATGCAGGAATGGTATGAGCTGCAGCAAAAGAGAAGGTATGATTACCGGAAATTTATGCGGCGTTTTGCTGTGCAGAGAGAAGAGGTACAGCTCGATATGGAAAATTTTGATTATATTTCCTATTGCCTTGGACTGTCCATGTATGGTAACATGCCACTGGTGGAGCCTCTGGAGTATACAGAGGCGTTCAAACTGGAGGAGATTGTCATAGCCATTGATACCTCCAGCTCCTGTTCCCGCCAGACGGTGCAGCGTTTCTTGGAGGAAACGTACTCCATGTTAAGTGAGAGGGAGAATTTTTTGAAAAAGATGAATGTCCATATCATACAGTGTGACTGCTATATTCAGGAGGATGTAACCCTCAGCTGTGAGGAAGACTGGCGGGCATACATGAAACATATCCGTATCCAGGGAAGGGGCGGCACGGACTTCCGTCCTGTATTTACTTATGTGGACAGGCTGATCGAGAAGAAAAAAATCAGGAATTTAAAAGGGCTTCTGTATTTTACAGATGGGGACGGCATCTATCCCGCAAAGAAGCCGGACTATGAGACAGCATTTATCCTTATAAAGGAGCCTCCCCAAAACGTGAAAATTCCTTCGTGGGCCATCCGGCTGTATCTGGATGAGAGAAAGGCAGGGTCATAA
- the tyrS gene encoding tyrosine--tRNA ligase codes for MKIYEELTARGLIAQVTDEEEIRELVNNGKATFYIGFDPTADSLHVGHFMALCLMKRLQMAGNKPIALLGGGTGMIGDPSGRSDMRQMMTVDTIQHNCDCFKKQMSRFINFSEGKALMVNNADWLLNLNYVEMLREVGAHFSVNNMLRAECYKQRMEKGLSFFEFNYMIMQSYDFYMLYKNYGCNMQFGGDDQWSNMLGGTELIRRKLGEDAYAMTITLLLNSEGKKMGKTQSGAVWLDSNKTSPFDFYQYWRNVSDADVLKCLRMLTFLPLEQIDEMDKWEGSQLNTAKEILAYELTSLVHGEEEARKSQEAARALFTSGNAADMPSAVIEQSDLQEGNIDLITLLHKSGLAGSRSEGRRAIEQGGVAIDGEKITDVKYLVPGEKLDGEGIVLKRGKKNFRKVTIKQ; via the coding sequence ATGAAGATTTATGAAGAACTGACTGCCAGAGGCCTGATCGCGCAGGTGACGGACGAAGAAGAAATCCGTGAGCTGGTAAACAACGGAAAGGCAACTTTTTACATTGGTTTTGACCCAACAGCGGACAGTCTGCATGTGGGACATTTTATGGCCCTGTGTTTGATGAAACGTCTCCAGATGGCTGGCAATAAGCCCATCGCCTTACTGGGCGGCGGTACAGGCATGATCGGCGACCCTTCCGGGAGAAGTGATATGCGCCAGATGATGACAGTAGATACCATTCAGCATAACTGTGATTGTTTTAAAAAGCAGATGAGCCGTTTTATTAATTTCTCAGAGGGAAAAGCCCTTATGGTAAATAATGCGGACTGGCTTTTAAATCTTAACTATGTGGAAATGTTAAGAGAGGTGGGAGCACATTTCTCTGTAAATAATATGCTGCGTGCCGAGTGCTACAAACAGCGTATGGAAAAGGGCCTGAGTTTCTTTGAATTCAACTACATGATCATGCAGAGCTATGACTTTTACATGCTGTACAAAAATTATGGCTGCAACATGCAGTTTGGTGGGGATGACCAGTGGAGCAACATGCTGGGCGGAACAGAGCTGATCCGCCGCAAGCTCGGAGAGGATGCCTATGCCATGACTATCACCCTGCTTTTGAACTCAGAAGGCAAGAAGATGGGCAAGACCCAGTCAGGTGCTGTCTGGCTGGATTCAAACAAGACATCCCCCTTTGATTTCTACCAGTATTGGAGAAATGTCAGCGATGCAGATGTGCTGAAATGTCTGCGTATGCTTACTTTCCTGCCTTTAGAGCAGATTGATGAAATGGACAAATGGGAAGGCAGCCAGCTCAACACAGCAAAAGAAATTTTAGCTTATGAATTGACCAGCCTGGTACATGGAGAGGAAGAGGCCAGGAAATCGCAGGAGGCAGCAAGGGCTTTATTTACCAGCGGAAATGCGGCAGATATGCCTTCAGCGGTCATCGAGCAGTCTGACCTGCAGGAGGGAAATATTGATCTGATCACCCTTCTGCATAAAAGCGGCTTGGCAGGAAGCCGTTCTGAGGGAAGAAGAGCCATCGAACAGGGCGGTGTTGCCATTGACGGTGAGAAGATCACGGATGTGAAATATCTGGTTCCGGGAGAGAAACTTGACGGTGAAGGGATCGTCCTGAAACGCGGCAAGAAAAATTTCCGGAAAGTGACAATAAAACAATAA
- a CDS encoding ATP-binding protein codes for MNIGQAKQEIENTVRAYTKKKADGSYAIPAVHQRPVLLIGPPGIGKTAIMEQIAGSLQIGLVAYTITHHTRQSAIGLPVIEKRLFDGKEYTVTEYTMSEIVASVYQCMERTGCREGILFIDEINCVSETLAPTMLQFLQCKTFGSHKIPEGWVIVAAGNPPEYNKSVREFDMVTLDRIKRIDVKEDYAVWKSYAREHEVHPSIPAYLDVRRENFYRTEANAEGHYFVTARGWEDLSRMMYVYEELGLPVTDEFVFQYIQQPEVAKDFAGFYSLCRKYQEDYAFLELLDGTMEKAAVKAKEERLKRAGYDERFAVVSLLLGAVHAALAQYSAKERELRSLFEEVRRLKNSLDILRPEEADEMLCREIEKRQHALEVKKEAGLYREDEAFLAGYVTDWVRRFLYEWKKVKNREECTASSFLKEMFGREKEKLDESREDMCRLLERAFAFAGEAFAGGQEMAVFTEEISGDDTVMKFIMDNGCRAYQKAGEILQTEKRERELREEIRQLAECLQTGEKFS; via the coding sequence ATGAATATTGGTCAGGCAAAACAGGAAATTGAAAATACAGTGCGGGCATACACAAAAAAGAAGGCTGACGGAAGTTATGCCATACCGGCGGTTCACCAAAGACCAGTGCTTCTGATCGGTCCGCCGGGAATCGGTAAGACGGCTATCATGGAACAGATTGCAGGAAGTCTGCAGATTGGTCTTGTGGCCTATACCATTACCCACCATACAAGGCAGAGTGCCATCGGACTGCCGGTAATTGAAAAGCGGCTGTTTGACGGAAAAGAATATACCGTGACAGAATATACCATGAGTGAGATCGTGGCATCGGTTTACCAGTGCATGGAACGTACCGGGTGCAGGGAGGGGATCCTTTTTATTGATGAGATCAACTGTGTCTCAGAGACGCTTGCGCCCACCATGCTGCAGTTTCTTCAGTGTAAAACATTCGGAAGCCATAAGATACCGGAAGGCTGGGTGATCGTGGCCGCCGGAAATCCGCCGGAGTATAACAAATCCGTGAGGGAATTTGACATGGTCACTCTGGACAGGATCAAGCGGATTGATGTGAAAGAGGATTACGCTGTGTGGAAATCCTATGCCAGGGAACACGAGGTGCATCCCTCCATTCCTGCATATCTGGATGTGCGGAGGGAGAATTTCTATCGTACGGAGGCCAATGCGGAGGGGCATTATTTTGTTACAGCCAGAGGCTGGGAGGATCTATCGCGGATGATGTATGTATATGAGGAGCTTGGGCTTCCTGTTACAGACGAATTTGTATTCCAGTATATCCAGCAGCCGGAGGTGGCAAAAGATTTTGCCGGATTCTACAGTCTCTGCAGAAAGTATCAGGAAGATTACGCGTTTCTTGAGCTTCTGGACGGAACCATGGAGAAGGCGGCAGTAAAAGCAAAAGAGGAACGGCTGAAAAGAGCAGGTTATGATGAGCGCTTTGCAGTGGTCAGTCTTCTGTTGGGAGCTGTACATGCGGCGCTGGCACAGTATTCCGCCAAAGAAAGAGAGTTAAGGAGTCTTTTTGAGGAAGTACGCAGGCTGAAAAACAGCCTGGATATTTTGAGGCCGGAGGAAGCGGATGAAATGCTGTGCCGTGAGATTGAAAAACGCCAACATGCTTTGGAAGTGAAAAAGGAAGCCGGACTGTATCGGGAGGATGAAGCTTTTCTTGCCGGGTATGTGACAGATTGGGTGAGAAGATTCCTTTATGAGTGGAAAAAAGTGAAAAACCGGGAGGAATGTACGGCATCCTCGTTCCTGAAAGAAATGTTTGGAAGGGAAAAAGAAAAACTGGATGAGTCCAGAGAGGATATGTGCCGCCTTTTGGAACGGGCGTTCGCATTTGCCGGGGAGGCGTTTGCGGGCGGACAGGAGATGGCTGTATTTACAGAAGAGATTTCCGGGGATGATACCGTGATGAAATTCATCATGGATAACGGCTGCAGGGCATATCAAAAGGCAGGAGAAATCCTGCAGACAGAGAAAAGGGAGCGTGAGCTTAGGGAGGAGATCCGGCAGTTGGCGGAATGCCTTCAGACAGGAGAAAAATTTTCATAA
- a CDS encoding acyl carrier protein gives MRGEDFLSVIEELVYQVTGISELTPDTDFIRDLALNSLDVANLVCAFEDRFQVEIPVRDVWKLSQVRDVIEYMQKKALPYSL, from the coding sequence ATGCGCGGGGAAGATTTCCTGTCTGTGATTGAAGAACTGGTTTATCAGGTGACCGGAATCAGCGAACTGACCCCCGATACGGATTTTATCAGGGATCTGGCGCTGAATTCTTTGGATGTGGCAAATCTTGTATGTGCCTTTGAGGACAGGTTTCAGGTGGAAATTCCTGTGCGGGATGTGTGGAAACTGTCCCAGGTGCGGGATGTGATAGAATACATGCAGAAAAAGGCGCTGCCGTACAGTCTGTAA
- a CDS encoding 4Fe-4S dicluster domain-containing protein — protein sequence MKRIMVDASKCDGCKSCSLACMQAHRETPGTIYDLDVTDISNETRNYIYKNPQGGYTPVFCRHCDQPECVMSCMSGALTKDEKTGHVLYNEEKCGSCFMCVMNCPYGVLKPDDKTRLKVIKCDFCIDKGEEPSCVKACPKEAIWVEEV from the coding sequence ATGAAGAGAATTATGGTGGATGCCAGCAAATGTGATGGCTGTAAAAGCTGCTCCCTGGCCTGTATGCAGGCGCACCGGGAAACACCGGGGACAATTTACGACCTGGACGTGACGGATATTTCCAACGAAACCAGAAACTATATCTATAAAAATCCGCAGGGCGGCTATACACCTGTTTTCTGCCGTCACTGCGACCAGCCTGAATGTGTGATGTCCTGCATGAGCGGGGCTCTCACAAAGGATGAGAAGACAGGCCATGTGCTGTACAATGAGGAAAAATGCGGTTCTTGTTTTATGTGTGTTATGAACTGTCCATACGGTGTCCTAAAGCCGGATGATAAGACTCGTTTGAAGGTTATTAAATGTGATTTCTGTATTGACAAAGGCGAGGAACCCAGTTGTGTAAAAGCCTGTCCAAAAGAGGCGATCTGGGTAGAGGAGGTGTAG
- the cooS gene encoding anaerobic carbon-monoxide dehydrogenase catalytic subunit, translating to MNQCFGCNTCASADKKLEGYIRELPMETSHHRVEGQSTKCGFGLQGVCCRLCANGPCRITPKAPRGICGATADVIVARNFLRAVASGSGCYIHIVENTALNVKKTAMAKGEIKGEKSLKRLAEIFGVEGKDKWETAQMVAQKVLDDLYKPEYEKMELVEKMAYAPRFKKWQELNILPGGAKGEVFHGVVKCSTNLNSDPVDMLTDCLKLGISTGIYGLTLTNLLNDVLLGEPELRLAPVGLRVIDPDYINIMITGHQHTIFVDLQERLTSKEAVEKAKAAGAKGFKLVGCTCVGQDLQLRGAHYTEVFDGHAGNNYSSEAVLATGGIDAVLSEFNCTLPGIEPICEELKIKQICLDDVAKKANAELKPYVFEDREKQSEEIIDEIVAAYKERRGNVPMNLLPEHGNDNTLTGVSEGSLKEFLGGNWQPLVDLIVSGDIKGIAGVVGCSNLTAGGHDVLTVEMTKELIAKDILVLTAGCSSGGIENCGLMTPEAAKYAGPKLRAVCEKLNIPPVLNFGPCLAIGRLEIVATELAETIGVDIPQLPLVLSAAQWLEEQALADGCFGLALGLPLHLGLPPFVTGSKQVTKVLTEDMKSLTGGQVIINGDAKESAEILDKIIEEKRAGLNI from the coding sequence ATGAATCAGTGTTTTGGTTGTAACACATGTGCGAGTGCGGATAAGAAGCTGGAGGGGTATATTCGGGAATTGCCGATGGAGACTTCACATCATAGAGTGGAAGGGCAGAGTACAAAGTGTGGTTTTGGACTGCAGGGAGTCTGTTGCAGGCTTTGCGCCAATGGGCCGTGTAGGATCACACCTAAGGCACCCAGAGGGATTTGCGGGGCTACGGCGGATGTGATCGTGGCTCGTAACTTTTTGAGGGCTGTGGCCAGCGGTTCCGGATGTTATATTCATATTGTGGAGAATACGGCGCTGAATGTGAAGAAGACAGCTATGGCAAAAGGTGAGATTAAAGGGGAGAAATCCCTGAAGAGACTGGCTGAGATTTTCGGCGTGGAAGGGAAGGATAAATGGGAGACTGCGCAGATGGTTGCCCAGAAAGTGCTGGATGATCTGTATAAACCGGAATATGAGAAGATGGAGCTGGTTGAGAAGATGGCTTATGCACCCAGGTTTAAAAAGTGGCAGGAGCTGAATATTTTACCGGGCGGCGCTAAGGGTGAAGTTTTCCATGGTGTTGTGAAATGTTCTACAAACTTGAATTCTGATCCGGTGGATATGCTGACAGACTGTTTGAAGCTGGGAATTTCCACAGGTATTTACGGACTGACACTGACTAACCTTCTGAATGATGTGCTGTTGGGTGAGCCTGAGCTTCGTCTGGCGCCTGTGGGACTTAGGGTGATTGATCCCGATTACATAAATATCATGATCACAGGACATCAGCATACCATTTTTGTGGATCTGCAGGAAAGACTCACGTCCAAGGAGGCTGTGGAGAAAGCAAAAGCAGCAGGGGCAAAAGGATTTAAATTGGTTGGATGTACCTGTGTGGGACAGGATCTGCAGCTTCGCGGGGCACATTATACAGAAGTGTTTGACGGTCATGCCGGAAACAACTACAGCAGTGAGGCGGTTCTGGCTACCGGTGGTATTGATGCAGTGCTTTCCGAGTTTAACTGTACGCTTCCCGGTATTGAGCCTATCTGTGAGGAACTGAAGATTAAACAGATTTGTCTGGATGATGTGGCAAAGAAGGCAAATGCAGAGCTGAAACCCTATGTATTTGAAGACAGAGAAAAACAGAGCGAAGAGATCATAGATGAAATTGTTGCGGCTTACAAGGAGAGAAGAGGAAATGTGCCCATGAACCTTCTGCCGGAACATGGTAATGATAATACACTTACCGGTGTAAGTGAAGGTTCTTTAAAAGAATTTCTGGGTGGTAACTGGCAGCCGCTTGTGGACCTGATCGTATCAGGGGATATCAAAGGTATTGCAGGTGTTGTGGGATGTTCTAACCTGACTGCAGGAGGACATGATGTGCTGACTGTAGAGATGACAAAAGAACTGATCGCCAAGGATATCCTGGTGCTGACTGCAGGATGTTCTTCAGGAGGGATTGAGAACTGCGGACTGATGACACCGGAGGCTGCTAAATATGCAGGACCCAAGCTGCGGGCAGTTTGTGAAAAACTGAATATCCCGCCAGTGCTGAATTTTGGTCCCTGTCTGGCGATCGGACGTCTGGAGATCGTTGCAACAGAGCTTGCGGAAACAATTGGTGTGGATATACCACAGCTGCCGCTGGTATTGTCTGCTGCACAATGGCTTGAAGAGCAGGCTTTAGCTGACGGGTGCTTCGGTCTGGCTCTGGGACTGCCGCTGCATCTGGGACTGCCGCCGTTTGTGACAGGAAGTAAGCAGGTGACAAAAGTGCTGACGGAGGATATGAAATCCCTCACCGGCGGACAGGTTATTATCAATGGTGATGCAAAAGAGAGCGCTGAAATTCTGGATAAGATTATCGAGGAAAAACGTGCAGGCTTAAATATCTGA
- a CDS encoding NAD(P)/FAD-dependent oxidoreductase encodes MGYVILGVGAAGITAAKTIRKADKETEITMISTDEQVHSRCMLHKYLSHERTAEKLSFVPGEFFKDNHIDWIKGKTVTGLDTKAKKVKLRDGTEVPYEKLLIATGAESFIPPVGNLREADNVFGLRHLRDAVAIDEMAKNAEQIVIIGSGLVGLDAAYGLMETGKKVSIVEMAEQILPIQLDKRGALEYQKRFEAAGASFYLGRKAAQTKMNDAGRITEVILDNGEALPCQMVIVAAGVRSATAGLEGEGIVVDRGMKVNDHLQTGAADVYAAGDVTGLSGIWPNAQKQGETAALNMMGGKVEYTDRYAMKNTINFFGLVSLCVGVIVPEETDVVIAREDAANYKRVIIRGGKVVGVLLQGDISHAGIWQYLIKNEISISGIEKDIFDLNFGDFYGIKENGEYIWRTAGQAG; translated from the coding sequence ATGGGATATGTGATTTTAGGTGTGGGTGCTGCCGGCATCACTGCGGCCAAGACCATCCGGAAAGCTGATAAAGAGACGGAGATCACCATGATTTCCACAGATGAACAGGTACATTCCCGCTGTATGCTGCACAAGTATCTGAGCCACGAGCGGACGGCTGAAAAGCTTAGTTTTGTACCGGGAGAATTTTTTAAGGACAATCATATTGACTGGATAAAAGGAAAAACTGTGACAGGCCTTGATACTAAAGCTAAGAAGGTCAAGCTGAGAGACGGTACTGAAGTTCCCTATGAAAAGCTGCTGATCGCCACAGGGGCGGAAAGCTTTATTCCGCCTGTAGGCAATCTGCGGGAAGCGGACAATGTGTTCGGGCTGCGTCATCTGCGGGATGCAGTTGCCATTGATGAAATGGCGAAAAATGCAGAACAGATTGTTATCATCGGTTCCGGTCTAGTGGGGCTGGATGCGGCTTATGGCCTTATGGAGACTGGAAAGAAGGTTTCCATTGTGGAGATGGCAGAACAGATACTGCCCATCCAGCTGGATAAAAGGGGAGCCCTGGAATACCAGAAACGTTTTGAAGCGGCAGGAGCATCCTTTTATCTGGGAAGAAAGGCTGCGCAGACAAAAATGAATGATGCTGGCCGGATTACAGAGGTTATACTTGATAATGGAGAAGCTCTGCCTTGTCAGATGGTGATCGTAGCGGCAGGTGTGAGAAGTGCCACAGCGGGTCTGGAAGGTGAAGGTATTGTGGTTGACAGAGGAATGAAGGTCAATGATCACCTGCAGACAGGCGCGGCAGATGTGTATGCAGCCGGGGATGTGACAGGACTTTCCGGTATCTGGCCCAATGCCCAGAAGCAGGGGGAGACGGCTGCTCTCAATATGATGGGCGGAAAAGTGGAGTATACAGACCGATATGCAATGAAAAACACCATAAATTTCTTTGGACTGGTATCACTCTGCGTAGGTGTGATCGTGCCGGAGGAGACAGACGTGGTGATCGCCAGGGAGGATGCCGCCAATTATAAACGTGTGATCATCCGCGGCGGAAAAGTGGTGGGTGTGCTTCTTCAGGGGGACATTTCCCATGCAGGTATCTGGCAGTATCTCATAAAAAATGAAATTTCCATTTCGGGTATTGAAAAGGATATTTTTGACTTGAATTTCGGAGATTTTTACGGGATCAAGGAGAATGGAGAATATATCTGGCGTACTGCGGGCCAGGCTGGATGA
- a CDS encoding NAD(P)-dependent oxidoreductase yields MKKIGFIGVGVMGKSMVRNLMKAGYELSVYTRTKEKVADIIEEGALWCDTIADCVKDREAVITMVGYPEDVWEVYFGGAGIIANARPGTYVIDMTTTSPKLSVEIYERAREAGIYAVDAPVSGGDVGARHGTLSIMAGGDEEAFEACLELFKSMGKTIIYEGKAGNGQHTKAANQIALGGVIAGVCEAITYARAAGLDVQTMLDSISQGAAGSWQMDNMAPRLLKGDYDPGFFIKHYIKDMKIALEESDARKLTLPILMEVLDMYKKLDEEGMGDMGTQALIKYYEEQ; encoded by the coding sequence ATGAAAAAAATAGGTTTTATCGGTGTGGGAGTCATGGGGAAATCCATGGTACGCAATCTGATGAAAGCAGGGTATGAACTGTCTGTCTATACCAGAACAAAAGAGAAGGTGGCGGATATTATTGAGGAGGGTGCTTTATGGTGTGACACCATTGCAGACTGTGTCAAAGACAGGGAAGCTGTCATCACCATGGTGGGTTATCCTGAAGATGTATGGGAGGTCTATTTTGGCGGGGCCGGAATCATAGCAAATGCCAGGCCAGGAACCTATGTCATTGACATGACCACCACCAGTCCAAAGCTTTCTGTGGAGATTTACGAGAGAGCCAGGGAAGCCGGAATATACGCAGTGGATGCCCCGGTATCCGGCGGAGATGTGGGCGCAAGACACGGTACATTGTCCATTATGGCCGGCGGTGATGAGGAGGCTTTTGAAGCCTGCCTGGAGCTGTTTAAATCCATGGGCAAGACTATCATCTACGAGGGAAAAGCCGGCAACGGACAGCATACAAAGGCAGCCAACCAGATCGCGCTGGGCGGAGTGATCGCCGGCGTGTGTGAGGCCATCACCTATGCCCGCGCAGCAGGTCTTGATGTGCAGACTATGCTGGACAGTATCAGCCAGGGCGCAGCGGGAAGCTGGCAGATGGATAACATGGCACCCCGCTTGTTAAAAGGGGATTACGACCCCGGATTTTTCATTAAACACTATATCAAGGATATGAAAATTGCGCTGGAGGAATCAGATGCCAGAAAGCTGACACTCCCCATCCTTATGGAAGTGCTTGATATGTATAAGAAGCTGGATGAAGAGGGAATGGGAGATATGGGTACTCAGGCCCTGATAAAATATTATGAAGAACAGTAG
- a CDS encoding alanine/glycine:cation symporter family protein → MFNNILTRVNDFMYTYPLLILLVGAGVYFTVRTRFVQGRLLGEAFRVLLEKAEVKDGKKQVSSFQALMISTASRVGTGNIAGIATAIASGGPGAVFWMWVMAVIGSASAFIESTLAQVYKVKDGKDFRGGPSYYMEKALGKRYLGIIFSVLLIVCFAYGFNGLQSFNMSSSLEYYIPGYADSIYPAVIGAVLAIATAFVIFGGVHRIGFITSVIVPVMAGGYLLMGLATMVMNTNRIPEVFALIFREAFDGQAIFGGFAGSAVVIGIKRGLFSNEAGMGSAPNASASAAVSHPAKQGLVQVLSVFIDTLLICSATAMMLLLSGVEGKSGVLDGIPYVQQAISANVGTWGIHFITFSIFTFAFSSLVGNYYYAESNIKFIKDDKRLLFVFRVSCLLAVFLGAQADFSVIWNVADITMGGMAVLNIVVILVLGGTAVKVLRDYEEQKKKGVEPVFRAEELGIEDTECW, encoded by the coding sequence ATGTTTAATAATATTTTGACTCGTGTGAATGATTTTATGTACACCTACCCGTTATTGATACTGCTTGTGGGGGCTGGCGTATATTTTACCGTTAGAACCCGCTTTGTACAGGGGCGTCTGCTTGGGGAGGCTTTTCGCGTGCTGCTTGAGAAGGCGGAGGTGAAGGACGGTAAAAAGCAGGTGTCCTCTTTTCAGGCATTGATGATATCAACAGCATCCAGGGTGGGGACCGGTAATATTGCCGGAATTGCCACCGCCATTGCTTCCGGTGGTCCCGGAGCTGTGTTCTGGATGTGGGTCATGGCCGTGATTGGCAGTGCATCCGCCTTTATTGAGAGTACCCTTGCACAGGTATATAAGGTGAAAGACGGGAAGGATTTCAGAGGCGGGCCTTCTTATTATATGGAGAAAGCCCTTGGAAAGAGATATCTCGGGATTATTTTTTCGGTACTGCTGATTGTCTGTTTTGCCTATGGGTTTAACGGACTGCAGTCATTTAATATGTCATCCTCTCTGGAGTATTATATTCCAGGGTATGCGGACAGTATTTATCCTGCTGTCATAGGTGCTGTGCTTGCAATAGCCACAGCTTTCGTTATTTTCGGCGGGGTACACAGGATTGGGTTTATCACCTCCGTGATCGTACCGGTGATGGCAGGGGGATACCTGCTTATGGGGCTTGCCACTATGGTGATGAATACAAACAGGATCCCAGAGGTGTTCGCCCTGATCTTTAGGGAGGCGTTTGACGGACAGGCTATTTTCGGAGGATTTGCGGGGAGCGCTGTGGTGATTGGGATAAAGAGAGGGCTTTTTTCCAATGAGGCAGGTATGGGAAGCGCGCCCAATGCTTCTGCCAGTGCGGCGGTAAGCCACCCTGCAAAGCAGGGGCTGGTGCAGGTGCTCTCGGTATTTATTGATACTCTGCTGATCTGTTCAGCGACCGCCATGATGCTGCTGCTTTCCGGTGTGGAAGGAAAGTCCGGGGTTCTGGATGGGATTCCGTATGTGCAGCAGGCGATTTCTGCGAATGTGGGTACATGGGGAATCCATTTTATCACGTTTTCTATTTTTACCTTTGCGTTTTCCAGTCTGGTGGGGAATTATTATTATGCGGAATCTAATATTAAGTTTATTAAAGATGATAAGAGGCTTTTGTTTGTGTTCCGGGTGAGCTGTCTCTTGGCAGTGTTCTTGGGGGCGCAGGCAGATTTCTCTGTGATCTGGAATGTGGCGGATATCACTATGGGGGGAATGGCTGTGCTTAATATTGTTGTGATCCTGGTGCTTGGAGGGACGGCGGTTAAGGTGCTTAGGGATTATGAGGAGCAGAAGAAGAAAGGGGTGGAGCCGGTGTTTCGGGCTGAGGAATTGGGGATTGAGGATACGGAGTGTTGGTGA